A segment of the Thermothielavioides terrestris NRRL 8126 chromosome 3, complete sequence genome:
CTCCTGATGCATTTTAGCAATATCCTGATGGTGGCTTATTGTTTAGATACTTCCTTTTTTAGGCGTTTCCTTCCTATATCGCGGGCATCactggcaccgcggcatcatgactgtatcgctggcaccgcgggcatcgcgggcatcgcgggcatcgcgggcatcgctagcaccgcggcatcgtggctgtatcgctggcaccgtggcatcgtggctgtatcgctggcaccgtggcattgtggctgtatcgctggcaccgcggcatcgtcgttgtatcgcaggcaccgcgggcatcgctggcaccgcggcatcgtcgttgtatcgcaggcaccgcggcattgtggctgtatcgcaggcaccgcgggtatcgctggcaccgcggcattgtggctgtatcgctggcaccgcggcattgtCGTTGTATCGTAGGcaccgcgggcatcgctggcaccgcggcatcgtcgttgtatcgtaggcaccgcggcattgtggctgtatcgcaggcaccgcgggcatcgctggcaccgcggcattgtggctgtatcgcaggcaccgcgggcatcgctggcaccgcggcattgtggctgtatcgctggcaccgcggcatcgtcgttgtatcgcaggcaccgcggcatcgtggctgtatcgcaggcaccgcgggcatcgctggcaccgcggcattgtggctgtatcgctggcaccgcggcatcgtcgttgtatcgcaggcaccgcggcatcgtggctgtatcgctggcaccgcggcatcgtcgttgtatcgcaggcaccgcgggcatcgctggcaccgtggcatcgtcgttgtatcgcaggcaccgcggcatcgtggctgtatcgctggcaccgcggcatcgtcgttgtatcgcaggcaccgcgggcatcgctggcaccgtggcatcgtcgttgtatcgcaggcaccgcggcatcgtggCTGTATCGCGGGCACCGCGGGCATTGCGGCGTCGAAGCTATATTGCGGCCACCGTGGgtatcgcgggcatcgcgggcactGCAGTAGgggtcggtacggcggtcggcacgcaggatatcgaacggcggtcggcatgGCGGTCGGCACAACGGTCGGCACGCAGGATATCGAacagcggtcggcacggcggtcggcacgcaGGATATCGAACGGCGGTTTGGCATagcggtcggcgccctggtTATTGAACGGTGGTCGGTACAGCGGTCTGCGCCCTGGATATCGAACTGCGGTtggcacggcggtcggcacgtAGGATATCGAATggcggtcggcaccgcggtcggcgccctggttattgaacggcggtcggtacggcggtcggcacgcaGGGTatcgaacggcggtcggcaccgcggtcggcgccctggaTATCGAACTGCGGTtggcacggcggtcggcatgGCGGTTCGGCATagcggtcggcgccctggaTATTGAACAGCGGTTCGGCATAGCGGTCGGCACCCTGCATATTcaacggcggtcggtacggcggtcggcatAGCGGTCTACGCCCtggatattgaacggcggtcggcacggcggtcggcacggcggtcggcacggcggtcggcgccctggtTATCGAACTGCGGTCGGTACAGCGGTCGGCATGGCGGTTCGGCACAGCGGTCGGAGCCCAGGATATTCAACGGCGGTTGCAGATATCGTAGTTATCCTGGCCATCGCAAGCACATCGCAGATATCGCAGGCAATGCAGTATGCAGGCGTTGCTCGCCTGCGTAAGGTGTTTTAGCGGGCCCGACATACGCAACAGAGGAGATgcctaaaaaggaagtatcaAAACATCAACAAGCACTCGAAAACACCAGAAAATGGCCatttgggccgttttttgcagtatctacagcttcaaattcgatggcgatggttgcccactgttgctACTGCTGTCAAAATGGGTGTGTGGTGCAGccatttggacccactttaacctggtgtTTGAGAACCACAACAGTCCTGAAACACGAGTGTCGGTGGCGACAGCTGCTGAGTGTCCATCGTATGGTCAGTATGGTCGAAGGATGGTTGCACGGCTTCCGTGTTCTGGCAAGGTTTGCGGCATCTGGTGAAACGGACTTTCAGATGCATATAGTTACACAGTTCCTCGGTGAGAGAGCAGACGAAGATCTCAATTCGGGCTTGGCCCTTCTCCAATATCTCCCAAACATGGTGCCAAGCCGTTCTGACCGGAGCTCCCCTTCGAAGGAGGGTGAGACGCCAACATCCCAGCCGATGGCACTTGTGCGGGAGCTAAAGCGCGGGGCTTTTGACCTGCTTCGACCTATCAACACCGCGAATCACGTCGGTCCTCTTACTCGTCCCTGTCCATTGGACAGGGAAGCAACGGATATTTCCTCCCGCAATGTGCAACCCCAAGATTTTGCTGCGCATTGCATTGCGCAGTGTCCCCCCGGACCAACCCTCCTGGAACTGTGACTGTCCGaaggtagtgtagtgtcCAGGCACCCCGCAAATCGTTTGTTGCTGCTCGCTTCCTCCTGTCGAAGCAAGAAGTGAAGAACACAAATTCCTGCCATGCGCCATTGAGATCTGCATGAACCTTTATCCAGTTGTGGACCGCGGGGAATGCGATTCCGTGCAAATCCGCGCGAAAGAGGGCGGCAAACCTCTTCATCTGAAACAGTTTTCGCAAGCCTCTAAAAAAAAAGGCCCCACCTATGACCTCATCCATGGAACGGCGGCTAGTGTCGAAGATGGAAATCACACGAAAACAAGAGAGGGCTTTGTGGATGGCACAGTAAGAGCGGTCTGGGAGTGACCGGGTCGTCTTGTGGAACAGTGAACTCCCACTAAGCACTGGCTTGGTCAAGGAGGGAGCTGTTCCGTTCATAAATTTGAAGGGCAACATTCTGCGCATCTCTTGTCTGCTTGACGTAGCCGATCCTTGTTTTGAATCAGGGACATAACCCAAGATCTGCTGATCGACAGGGCTGTGCCATTGCCGTCCCGGGTGGGTGGCTACAACAAGGTGAAGTATACAGTATACACAGTAAGTTGGGAGTCTTCTGTTTGCTTCAATCGGTTTCCACGTGGCTGCCAAGTGTCGAAGTAAGAACCTAAAACGCTTCTTCCACGGTCTCCAGGACTAGGTATTGTACGCCAGTTTCAGGCACAACTTGGCCTTACCGACGCTGGTCCGACTGACATTGAAGTTGGTGCCCTTGGCGACTCCATGGTATGGTAGCCTGAAACTCAGTAGTTACTGTTTTAACGACTGCGGTAGATCCCATTCTTTCGTGAGCCTTCGCCAACGCGACCGCTCTTTGACACTTCCCCGTGCGAGGACGCACTCCTTACTGTAATATCTACAAGATCCCGGGCAAGGCAGCCCGCCGTTACACTACAAAGCAAGTCTTCGCCAACAATGTGCATATGCGTTCCGCCCAGTCCACCCGGCTCCATTGGCTCCATTGGATATCCAACGCTGCTGAACCTCAATCCAACTTGCGTCACCCTTGTTGTGCCCAGTTCGGCTCCCTTGAATCCCTGAATAAGTGGCCAGCGTGGGTCACACCCGCCCCTGCTGCAACCCGTGCGACCGCTGTCCTTCTTCTGCATGTATCTCTTTCGTTTTCCCACACACTTTCTCTTCAGTCCACCTTGTCTTATCCCATCTTTTATTGATCTTTGCACCGGGTTGCAGAGACTTTGAGAGTTGACCTGGGCTGGAGCGGGAAGGCGGACTGGCAACTCCCTCCAACCAGCTGGTCCTCGCCTGAGTGCTCTTGCCAGTGCCAGGTGCGAAGCACGCTGCCGCACCTtccttcctcgccggcccGAGATTACACGCGCATAGCGGGCAGGAGCAAGCACGCAGACACCCGacttcctttcctttccctCGTTCTTCCACAGCCGATATTTTTTTTTACGGGGCCGCAGTGGGCCTTCCACTCTCGGGTTATTAAAACATCAGCGGCACACAGCACCATGGGCGGCACGATATCGAGTCCGCACCGATGCTTCAGCATGCGAAACCCCTTCGCACGGGCATTGTTGCTCACCCTGGCCATGTTCAGCGTCAGCTGGATATTCCTTCGGTCGGACATAGACGTGAGGTCGGCGCTCCGGAAGACAGCCGCCTCAGCCAGGGAGGTGATGTCGCAAAGACCACTGGGATTCGGGATAACCGCAGAAACGTCAGCCGAGAAGCACGGCAGCCACGCACAAAGCTCGAATGCGTCACGCGTCATGATTTGCGACTACGACATAGAACGACTCAAGAAATGGAAGGAACAATACCATCTCCAGGACACGTTCGAGTACACCAAGCGGTACGTACAAGTGAGGCGGCAGAATATCACCAGGAAGTCGGTTACCAAGCTCGGGCAAGACttcctcgccggcgaggtcaagGTGGTGGACGTGAACCAGCAGTACGCAGCCGAGACGTGCCCGGAGCCGCTCGTGGTGCCGGTTCCGCAGTCTCCCTTTCCCGAGACAGTCAACGCCTCCGAATTCATGTTCGGCGTTTCGACCACTTACAAGCGATTCGTCGACCCGCGCACGAGCCCGATTAACGAGTGGTCCTACTGGCTCACCGACGGCAAGGGCAACTCAAACGGCGGAAAACTGGTTCTCATGCTGCTGGACGCCTCAGAGAGCGAGCTGGGAGATGCCTACAGCAAGCTCACCAGCCGTGGCATCGACGTGGACGTGTACCGGTCAGATCCGAGCATGATCATGGCAGTGCGCTACCTCACGCTGGTGCCCCAGATGTACAATCACCCAGAGCGAGTCAACAAGAAGTGGCTCGTCGTCTGCGACGACGACACCTTCTTTCCCTCGTTCCACGCGCTCGCAGACAAGTTTGCCGAGTACGACCACGAGAGGCCCATGTACATCGGCACCTTCTCAGAGGACGTGAACAACATCCAGCGGCACGGGTCTCAGGCAttcggtggcgccggcgtgtTTCTCAGCGTGCCAATGGCCGAGATCGTCGCCGAGAAGTACGACACGTGCAGGACGGAGGACAAGATCCGCGAATCTAACAGCGGGTGGGGCCCCCAGGGCGACATCCTCCTGCGCAAGTGCATCTACGAGAACTCAGAGGTGAAGCTCACGCTGCTCAACGACCTCTGGCAGCTCGACCTGTTGGGCGACCCGTCGGGCTTCTACGAGTCCGGCATCAAGCCGCTGTCGCTGCACCACTATCGCGGCGGCATCTGGCACACTGCCCACCCGTGGCACTACACCAAGGTGGCGCACGTCTGCGGCGAGGACTGCACGCTGCAGCGCTTCCAGACTGCCGACAACTTCATCATCTCCAACGGCTTCAGCGTGGCCTACTACCCCTGGGGCATCGACTTCGACCTCAACCAGTTCGAGGCCACATTCCACGCCGCGCCGGAGAACAAGGGGTGGAACCTTGACTACAAGATGGGTCCGCAGCGGCCTTCGCTGCACAAGACGGGGCGCAAGATCTCGTGGGACCTGAAGGAGGCGACCCGCAATGAGGACGGCACCGTAAGTCAAGTATATGTGTTGAAGCACTACGACTGGCGGTGGAAGAATCCGGATGGGACGCCGATGACTGAACGCGACGGCGTCATCGAGCTAGTGTGGATGCCGGATGACTGAGAGCATTTCCGATTTATTTCATTTGTTTTGTTTCTTGAAGTTGAGTGGGGTTAGATTTTCCATCGCGTTCAACCGGCTGGGCGGGAGTGATCATGCGGCGACATGGTAAACAAACATTAAGAGGCGTTGTGTAATCTTGTATCTAGCTTTGGTAGAAGGCAGAACCAGTTTGCTGCGGGCCTTGCTGGCGGAGAGCTGCGATGTCTTGGGAGAATCGCGCATGTACATACATTTCGCTAGCTCGCTGGGAAGTAAGAGACGTTCTTCATCACAACCCCTCTGACGGTACTTAACTGGCTGCCTCTGGTGACCACGATGTCTCATGTCCTCGGATGTGAGGTCTGAGGCCTCTCTGGCGTCGTCACCCTGTCCTCCGCTACCTCCCAGTCTACAGCGCGGATCGTCGTGCTCCAGGTTGACGGACTGACATACATCCTTCAACTCGTTCAGGTACCGAACAATACACTAATTGGCGATACCGACATTCAATCAACTCTTCTGCTGCCCTATCGTGAGATTGTTGTTCATAAACCAATCGTTGCAGTCGTCACctcatcaccatcaccaacAGACAACCCCTCCAAGCTAGTTACATCCCAATTCAACATCACAACGCAAGCCCATAACGACATAACTACCATTTCCAGCATCCAAAACACTATCTGCCTGCCTGTCTCGCTGGTGAGAAACCCACCCTCTCGAAAGCCACCCACCTACCTACCTTCTTCACGCGCAAACCGCAAATGAGTGCTCAATGCAACCCACTCTTGCTATCCGCCGCAGCACGATACCTCTCCGACTCCTCCGTCTCCACATACGCCGGCGGCAGATCGTCCGCGTCGTGCGGtggctgctcctgctgcagcgcgtcAGAGTAcatgggcggcgggggcggcggcggggggaactgcgccgcttcggcggctGCCTCGGCTGCTTTGGCGGATGCCGCGCTCGTCGTGGCGGTGGCTGCGGCGCCCGGCGGGGCGGTGGACGGGCCTGCGGCGGAGTGGGCTTCGCCGAGGTTCAGGCTTTGCATGCCGGCTGTGGCGGCCGGGATGCCGCCCGCTGATTCGGGAtggggaggcggagggggagggacccaggtgctggcggcggcggaggttCCGGGagaaggtggtggtgggaagGAAGGGGTGGTGCTagtgccggtgccggcagcggcgccgaagcCCGGGCTGGCGGGGCTCACCGGCCGGCCCGactgttgttgctgttgtccGTGCCAGCCTTCGGCCCCCTTCAGCACCTCGTACAGGccccgcgcggcggcaggccaCATGCCCGGCGGGCCGTGGGCAGGCACCTCGCCGCGGAGGATCTTGGCGACGGGCACGGGCTGGCCGTAGAACCGCGCGttggcgccgtcgcgctcggcgatcACGGTGCCGTCGATCTGCACGCCGGCGAACAGGCCCCGCGACTTGACGTAGCTGTACACGGGCTTCTTGATGGCCTCACGGAACGGGCTGGGCTGGCGGTCCGCGCGCTTCTCCTTCCTGGCCTTGTCCTTCTGGTCCTCGTCGCCCATGCCCTGCTCGTGCTCCGGCACAGGACC
Coding sequences within it:
- a CDS encoding glycosyltransferase family 31 protein (CAZy_ID 269958) yields the protein MGGTISSPHRCFSMRNPFARALLLTLAMFSVSWIFLRSDIDVRSALRKTAASAREVMSQRPLGFGITAETSAEKHGSHAQSSNASRVMICDYDIERLKKWKEQYHLQDTFEYTKRYVQVRRQNITRKSVTKLGQDFLAGEVKVVDVNQQYAAETCPEPLVVPVPQSPFPETVNASEFMFGVSTTYKRFVDPRTSPINEWSYWLTDGKGNSNGGKLVLMLLDASESELGDAYSKLTSRGIDVDVYRSDPSMIMAVRYLTLVPQMYNHPERVNKKWLVVCDDDTFFPSFHALADKFAEYDHERPMYIGTFSEDVNNIQRHGSQAFGGAGVFLSVPMAEIVAEKYDTCRTEDKIRESNSGWGPQGDILLRKCIYENSEVKLTLLNDLWQLDLLGDPSGFYESGIKPLSLHHYRGGIWHTAHPWHYTKVAHVCGEDCTLQRFQTADNFIISNGFSVAYYPWGIDFDLNQFEATFHAAPENKGWNLDYKMGPQRPSLHKTGRKISWDLKEATRNEDGTVSQVYVLKHYDWRWKNPDGTPMTERDGVIELVWMPDD